A genomic window from Hypomesus transpacificus isolate Combined female chromosome 15, fHypTra1, whole genome shotgun sequence includes:
- the slc13a5b gene encoding solute carrier family 13 member 5, producing the protein MECLKGLRFIKNEIVIFFTPLILLPLPLVIGTKEAGCAYVIILMAVFWCTEALPLAVTALLPALLFPLFGVMKSQDVCMQYLKDTNMLFVGGLMVAVAVEHWNLHKRIALRVLLFVGVRPALLMLGFMGVTAFLSMWISNTATTAMMVPIVQAVLKQLNDQAEMPQIHSTVEQAQAQNQPEQIKPESKQPEKLPEGPVVVTFLDASAELARRKEVAERRKMCKGMTLCVCYAASIGGTATLTGTGPNLVLKGQMNQLFPDNGDVINFASWFGFAFPNMVFMLTLAWLWLQFVYMGFNFRKTWGCGSVKTEKEIAAYNVIREQYRQLGPMCFGELSVLGLFSLLVLLWFTRDPGFMPGWATNVFNSEAEYVSDATVAVFIAVLLFVLPSRLPRFCFWRSRGFDIEPRPPAGPTPALLTWKVAQKKLPWSIVLLLGGGFALAKGSEVSGLSKWMGDQMTPLHTIPPWAIAIILCLLIATFTECTSNVATATLFLPVLASMSQSIGMNPLYVMVPCTLSASFAFMLPVATPPNAIVFSFGYLKVSDMAKTGVVMNIIGILCITLAINSWGKAMFNLDTFPSWANVTGV; encoded by the exons ATGGAATGTCTGAAAGGGCTTCGGTTTATAAAGAAtgaaattgttatatttttcaCCCCGTTAATCCTTCTTCCATTGCCTTTGGTGATCGGGACCAAG GAAGCAGGATGTGCTTATGTGATCATCCTCATGGCAGTGTTCTGGTGCACGGAGGCCTTGCCGCTGGCTGTCACTGCCTTACTCCcagctctcctcttccctctgtttGGAGTCATGAAATCACAAGAC GTGTGTATGCAGTACCTTAAGGACACCAACATGTTGTTTGTGGGGGGTCTGATGGTGGCAGTGGCCGTAGAGCACTGGAACCTGCACAAGCGCATCGCCCTGCGAGTGCTGCTCTTCGTAGGGGTGCGTCCCGCCCT tctgaTGCTAGGCTTCATGGGGGTGACAGCCTTCCTGTCCATGTGGATCAGCAACACGGCCACCACGGCCATGATGGTGCCCATCGTGCAGGCAGTGCTGAAGCAGCTCAACGACCAGGCAGAGATGCCTCAGATCCACAGCACTGTGgagcaggcccaggcccagaacCAGCCGGAACAGATCAAGCCTGAGAGCAAACAGCCAGAGAAGCTGCCAGAAGGACCAG TGGTGGTGACCTTCCTGGACGCGTCCGCTGAGTTGGCGCGGCGTAAAGAGGTGGCAGAGAGACGCAAGATGTGTAAAGGCatgacgctgtgtgtgtgctacgcTGCCAGCATTGGGGGCACTGCAACCCTGACTGGAACAGGCCCTAACCTGGTGCTCAAGGGCCAGATGAACCA GCTCTTTCCTGACAACGGAGACGTCATCAATTTTGCGTCCTGGTTTGGATTCGCTTTCCCCAACATGGTGTTCATGCTCACTCTGGCTTGGCTCTGGCTTCAGTTTGTCTACATGGGCTTCAA CTTCAGGAAGACTTGGGGCTGTGGGTCGGTGAAGACTGAGAAGGAGATCGCCGCGTACAACGTGATCCGTGAGCAGTACCGTCAGCTGGGCCCCATGTGCTTCGGGGAGCTCAGCGTCCTgggcctcttctccctcctggtgcTGCTGTGGTTCACCAGAGACCCAGGCTTCATGCCCGGCTGGGCCACAAACGTCTTCAACTCCGAAGCCGA GTATGTGTCGGATGCCACCGTAGCAGTCTTCATCGCTGTCCTCCTGTTCGTCCTGCCCTCCAGGCTCCCTCGCTTCTGCTTCTGGAGGTCTCGGGGCTTCGACATAG AGCCCAGGCCACCGGCTGGCCCCACCCCTGCTCTGCTCACCTGGAAGGTGGCTCAGAAGAAGCTGCCCTGGAGCATTGTGCTCCTTCTGGGGGGAGGTTTTGCCCTGGCCAAGGGCAGTGAG GTGTCGGGGCTGTCTAAGTGGATGGGTGATCAGATGACTCCTCTGCACACTATCCCTCCATGGGCAATAGCCATCATTCTATGCCTACTGATTGCCACGTTCACAGAGTGCACCAGTAATGTGGCCACTGCCACCCTCTTCCTACCCGTCCTCGCCTCCATG tCTCAGTCCATTGGGATGAACCCTCTGTATGTCATGGTGCCCTGCACGCTCAGTGCCTCCTTTGCCTTCATGCTCCCCGTGGCAACGCCGCCCAACGCTATCGTCTTCTCCTTTGGCTACCTCAAGGTTTCTGACATG GCAAAGACAGGGGTGGTCATGAACATCATTGGGATTCTGTGCATTACACTGGCCATCAACAGCTGGGGCAAGGCTATGTTCAACCTGGACACTTTCCCATCCTGGGCCAACGTCACTGGGGTGTGA